The Anopheles moucheti chromosome 3, idAnoMoucSN_F20_07, whole genome shotgun sequence genome contains the following window.
CTTGCAGTTTTTCACTGACCGTCACTGTGCAATAAGTTTTCCATTGCAAATGTTCACCTACACACAAGTACACAAGTGTTAGCGTTGTGTGATTACTATAAGAGGGTGAGctatcctttttttgttaggCGCAGTGTAGTTTCAGCGTTTGCCCATTCAGTACCTTCCACTACGAGGTGTACTAGGTCAACGGGAACGTGGCCGTCGGAAACGCCACCCAACACCCACATTAACACCCGCACCAATGCGCACCGTACGCCTTTGGATCGCTtctcaccaacaccaacacatgCACACTTCATTTTCCAGCAAGGCCTGCTAAGATCTGTGAGGATGGGCATTCATCTTCTCACACGCGCGTTACCTACCGCAAAACACCAacggggaaggaaaaatcacGCACTGACGACGTTGCACTGCTCCGccaccaacacacgcacaccggcCGAAACACCCACCCGAACGGTTGACACCGCAGACAACCGGGGCCCTGGTCTGTGCGCCCAGGCCGTTGGTCTGCTAACTTCTAGCACTCCTgcggcaccagcagcagcaccagcagctgcTACCGTCGAGCGGTCTGGGGGAAGACCTTTTTGCTTCAAGTTTCCCGCAGGATGAATCGACTGCCATCCATCACACTACACTAACCCAATTTCACCTCCACCACTCCACTGGccaacacacagacacacacgcactacTAAACGCACTAGAGCCTTTTgtaatttccttctttttttctttttcttttactcCGATAAGCACCAGCAATTGGAATGGGACCGAGACACGGAgctatttaaataatttccagCACGGTTGCAAAACCCTACAATCGAGCAGGCACGGCCACCTTATAACCAccgtcaccaccaccaccaccaccacgaccgACCAACAACGGTGGCAGTACCCAGCACCGATGTAGATGAATGAACAACGAGGACAACTCCGGATAGACCACCAGCACACCAGTAGGGGACGGTTTGTCGTACGCTCGTTGCATTCCCGAACCAAACTGCGGATCCACGGACACGGCACACGGTGTAGCAGACGAATTTTGGGATAAAACTCTCTCGCTCAGTCTCTCCCGGTTGCGTTCTCTCTCAAGATACATGCGCTCCCggaaaatgttcaatttttgGCTCCTGGCGTATACAAGTAGGCagggaaaaagaaatgcaaaaacGGAAAGATAACTGATGCGTTACGTGCGTCGTCCTGAGATGCGATGATATTAGGCTACCCACATGCGGTGCACATGCGTATAATGTTGTGTTACGTTCTTCGAGACCGATGAAATAACGATGAACCGGTTGCGGGTGTCGCGAGACAGGATTTAAATAGCCCGTTAGTAGTGAATCGGTTCTAGTCAACTAGTCAACCGATCCCTCCATAGCATGTTCCCATAACTCAAAGATCCTTGTTGATCAGCTTGGAAGATGAATTGGGTCTTTAACCAGAGGTTATTCTTAAACTAATTTAAGGTCGCGTTGTAATACTACTGCTCATCGAAATTATATGTCACGCTCGCTTAGAGTTCTGTAAAGGAATGAATGGAGATGAGCGACTCTTCATAGACAATTTTTAGTTGATCCCCCCACAGGCATATCATTAGATGCCTTCAATTAGTGGCCCTTTGACTTCAATTATGTCAAATAtagtttaattttcataacaTGAAGTGCTGATCATACTGATTGATCGATGGATCTGTTGCAGTAAAAATATAAtgagatttttaaaaaatctgaTTGATCGCGATTGATCATTAAAAATTAACTATAAAAAAGTAATTGACTTTCGCCGGTGGCAAGAGTAAAAACCAAGTTGGTCTTTAAACGGCGTGACTTTCGCCTGTCTAGAGAAAAACGAATTGAGACGCCTCGTTTCTCGATCGCCGTGACGTTCGTTGTTTACTCGcacgttgaagtcttttgtctCAAAAAGACTTTCGACATGACATTAACAGGGTGCAATTAATGATTTCGCTTAGTAACTTCACATCTTAACTTGTAGACTATTGTTCGGAGGCATCTGTAAGGCAATCGCAACTAACTAACAGTAAAATACGGTACTTCAAGTTTGCAATCAACCAGGCACTTTCTCCTATATTCAACAGACATTAtatcaacacaaacaaaagccagTCCTCTATCTCCTTACAGATTGGTACCGTAAAGATTGACGGGACGGTTTTTGTATCGCTTCGAGATGTCCTTTTCAATCTGCCCTTGAAGCGTTTTCGTTTGCTCAACGATTTTAGTTTGCGTTGGCTTTAGCTCGACGCTTTGCTGCCTAAAGCTGACcgatttttccttcttcatcTTTGCTGTCTCCTTCATCTTCTCGATGGACGATAGCTTTTGCTTCACGTTGGATGTTAGAATGTCCACGTACCTGGTAGTGGGAAAACGATAAAAAGCGataatttaaaagtggtgatTTTGCTATTGACCTatttacacacaaaaactcACACTGAGGAATGTTTAATCTGAAGTAGATGTTGCATTAACTCATCCGTCACACCGGTGTAAACGACTTCCACCTCAGCTAACATGCCCGCAACCGACTTTTCGTCATGGGCGGCAAAGTTGTCCATCATCGTAAACGTTAGCATTTGTGCTTTATCTGCGCTTCCGAGCTGATGAAGTCGCATCTTTAGGAATGCCTGCAGCTCCAGCAGATCGTTTATGAAGCGATCACGATACTGTTGTGCGTCGAGTACGGTGTATGCTTCTTCTCCCTTAGCAGTTCCACCTAGATTTCCGTCCTCTTCCACCACGATTCCGCTCTCTTCGAGAGAAATACTAAAATCGATTGCATTACCATCGGCTGCCGGTTCGATTACATCCGCTCCAGCACCCCAATCGATATCACCGACTTCCAGCTCAACAGGTGCACCTAGATCTATCGCGTTGCCGTCACCGAAATCAATCGCTCCACCATCGTCACCGAAATCAATCGTTCCATCGTCTGCCGCGTTTGCCTGCTCTGTAACGAACTTTACCGGTGGTTCTTCAATCGCCAGCGGTGGTTCACCATACACATATTCGTACACCGTAGTGTTACCCTTGGCTAGCACGTGCTTTAACAAGGGTAAACATTCGACATCCGACACAAATGTTGCGTACAGTTCTACCGTTTTCTTCAGTGGGGTCACCGAACTGGCAACCGTCGTGAGCATCCCTGGCAAATCGTTGAACACTTTGTCCACCAACTCCTGGCGCAAGTTTTCACCGGAAACGCCCAAATGTTTGCACATGTTTTGATACTCCGCAAGCACCACCTTCTCGGAGCGTTCTAAATCTTCCACCTTCTTTTCTGCCTCGTCGCTTAGCTGCTCCAGGTGCTTGATCTGCTTGCGAATACCGGGAATTTCGTAGCTAATGTTGCGCACCAGTATTTGAGCGGCTTCCGCAAGGTAAATGTTATCCTTTTCGTACATCTTGACAATTTCCTGCCAATCCTTCATCCGTTGGCTGCCGTACCGGCCGAACACGTTTTTCGAATCCGCTTCGGTAGTCTTCAGGATGTCCACGATGCGAAGGCAGTGGAAATAGTTGATATCTGGTGAGAGAGAAGCAGATGGAAAATCACCACATACAAACTAGGCGAAAGGAGAAATCTTACGTGCACCGGAGAGAAGCTGGAGTAACTCGTCATGAGCTGGCATGTCCGTGATAgcattgctgattttgttgCGAATGTTGCGTATATTAAGATGCCAGTTTTTATCAACAATTCGTCGCGAAATCAACCAGTCCAGCAGCTTACCGGCGGCGATGTCGATTGGAATATCTGCTTCCTAAAGGGAGAGTAGATGTATTAGCGTACAAAAACGCGgattatttgaataaattgcTAACTTACATTCATCGTTTCGCGGACACACTTTTCAGTCGTTTAGACGAACCAGTGAAAGGGACatgtatgcaaaaacaaaacaaagtttcCACGTATTCCACCAAAGGGCTAAAAGGGCAGATTACTTCATGGTCTTCGGGTGACAAGTGTATTGACAGCACCGTTGCCTTATTCGGCAGGGTTGATCTACATCCTGCGACGAAGCAATAATTATTCCAtcatcaatttaaaaataatttgataaatTGAATACAAATTGGTTAACGAATTGTATGCCGTCATTATACAGTTATTTTAAGTTGAGAAGGATATAAAGATACATTACAatatgcaaaacgaaacgttAAATAGTTAAAAAGGATAATTTCTGTTATATCAACCGTGACTGTACTGGTCGTGTAATCGAGTCGACATGTTGTTTACCCTTCCCTGCAGTTTGACAATATAGGCCGGTAATCGGTTGTAAACAAATTCAACACAAGCAGAGCAAGAAAAAGCGTTCTTTTTTGGAATTGTATAGCAATTTAAACCATTTGTAATAATGGCCAACGATAAGCGCACCGTTTACGTCGGAGGACTTTCAGAGGAAGTGACCGAAAAGCTAATTACCGACGCATTCATCCCGTTCGGCGATCTTGTAGACATACAGATGCCGATCGATTATGAATCACAGAAGCACCGTGGATTCGCCTTTATTGAGTTCGAAAACGCAGAAGATGCGGCCGCTGCCGTGGACAATATGAACGATTCGGAATTGTGCGGACGTACGATACGTGTGAATACGGCCAAACCACAGCGCATCAAGGAGGGCAGCAACAGACCGGTATGGGCGGACGATAACTGGCTGCAGAAGCATGCGGGAGCAACGCTCAAGAACAACGGTGACAACAACGGCGAGCAACAGATGGACACAGACGCGGGCGATGTGCAGCCTACCGAGCCGAAGGCAGCGGAGGAAAAGAAACGCAATCCGCAGGTTTACTTCGACATTCGGATAGGAAACAACGATGTCGGACGCATTATTATGGTGTTGCGCGCGGACGTGGTGCCGAAAACGGTGGAAAACTTCCGTGCACTCTGTACCGGCGAGCAGGGCTTCGGATATAAGGGATCTACGTTCCATCGTATCATACCGGAGTTTGTGAGTGAACAATCCACCATCGACGTACTGTAAATTATCCTCCAATAACTTCATGTACCTTTCAACTCAATTTTTAGATGTGCCAGGGAGGTGACTTTACCGCCAACAATGGATCGGGAGGAAAATCAATCTATGGGAAAAAGTTTGCCGATGAAAACTTTACCCTGAAGCACACCGGTTTCGGTATACTTTCGATGGCAAATTCCGGCCCAAACTCGAACGGTTCCCAGTTTTTTATCTGCACAGAAAAGTAAGCTTATAATGCACATTAAAAACGAAATGGGGTAAATAGTATGtgtatattttcatttttattcgttttcacTTCAGAACCGACTGGCTGGATGGAAAACATGTCGTGTTTGGTAACATCATAAGCGGGGCGGATGTGGTACGGAAGATGGAACGCTGTGGATCGAAAGGAGGAAGAGTACAACAGAAGGTAACAATTGTTGCTTGTGGTGAGGTAAAAGGTTAGTTTAAGCAGTGTGATTTACGCAATAAATCTGTGCTAATTTTAATGTAAATCCACACTGTAACTGTAAGCATTATATTACATCCGAATAAGATCCACATGGCACAGAGTAATATGGAACTACCATGGTAATGTGCACCATCATGTGGCTTGGTTTCATCTGTAGACAGACTGTAGACTGTGTATCTATGATAGAGTACCAATATCTCCGCTAAAGGTAAGTTTAAAACTCTAATTTTCCCCTTAAATAATCACACCCCGGACTAGCAGGATAGGTTACCTGGCTGTAAAAAATAGATCCAATACTAAACACCCTTGCATGATTCATGCTACCCGGAGAATGAAGACGAGTTGTTTTCAACAGATATGAAGATAAATTAAGAGCAAAAATACTGCTTGGAATATCCCAAATGAAATCTGTAATACTGTAGAGCGTGCATCCAGGTACCTGGTTCCATTCTATGTATGACACCCTGAATGGACACGTGCAATCCGGATTTCAGCAAATTTGTATTTGTACAGGTACTAAAGAATGGGTATATAAATGGTTGTCAGAATTCACTGCTGCATCACTATCGCATCTGTTATCCTGGAGAAAAGATCTTCAGTgaaaatttcgtccatgcatCATGTAGTCTTCATCGAGTAGATTAATTTCTCTTAGCCTGCCTGCTGTTGCACAAAGTATCGGTTGTGAACCTCAGTCGCTTACATTCAACATGCGCGGATCAAAAACATATTCTTATACCTCGCCATCAGTAAGGACTTTTTAAAAACTTCATCGAGAAACTGTTGggaaattaagttgaaattttTACACAACTATCCTCAAATTTCAAAAAGTTGGAGACACTACCGTTAGGAACGACCAGACCTGCAACTCCAACGCCACCGCTGCTTATAGTCGGGAGGAATTCAACGGACCAATCGCCACTCCCGAGCGTAGCTCCGATGAGTCTAGCAGATGTCCAGGCAGTTGTATCCACAACTGCAAAAGCTCACCTTCATAGACCAGGAAGATTGTAAAATAGGGTTCGATCGCAGATGTCAGATCTTCACAATGACATTCAGCATCGACGCAGACTGCTTTTGTGGAAGCTGTCATTCCAGCACGAAACGTCAACCGCCCCAAAAGTGTATTCCGTAAAAATCTTTCATTATTGTGATGAATTTTGTGCGTGGAACTTAGCTGCGTCGCGATGGTAGAATTTCGAGCCGCGGTTTTCGATTGCAATTCTATCTTTTGGTTAATCGTTTCCGATCAAAGTCCCAGGCGTGGGTATTAACGTAGTCGACCATCGTTGTGGTTATTAGCGAAGCAGCgagcatttttgttgttgtttacaaAGTGCAACGTTTCGatatacacgcacacatagtGCCCAATTTGTGCATCTTCTGAAAATAGTGGGTAAATCGTGTGAGAATAACAGATTCACGGCGTGTGGAAATAGTGTCACACTGTGTGGAAAAGCGTGAAAGTGCTTCTTGCGTTCGCTTCAGTGAAGTTTCCCTCTGCACCAACCGCAGCACGCAGTAGTGCTGTCGTGTGCCTGGTAGTTGGTGCTATTGTTGTGGGTCAGAGCGGAAGGGTGTTGCCTTTCCTATCGCCTAGTTTGTGCGTGGTatggtgctgctgcagcagtaGTCGACTGCAGTGAAGCGCTCGCAGTGCGGGAAAAGTCATGGTGCAGAAAGAAAGCTCCAGAAACGGGGTCACACTGCACAACGGCTGCCACACTATCGGTGCACTGCGGAAGCTGTGAAAAGCGGGCCAGCAAGAAAATAGAGCGCCCGAAAAAGTGCCTACACTACTGTCGTGGGGTTTAGTTGGGCCATCCCTCTGGATGCGAGTGGAAAAGTCACTGGTAGAACACATTGGGTGGGAAAGCTGGACGGAAGCGCTAGTGCGGTGGTCGTATGAAAACCGTGGCAAACGCGGGTAGCTTGGTGAAGCTGGCTCCCCGATCGTAGAGTCCCCGGTGCCTGGTCGCAAACGCATGGAGAAAGTTGCTGTCTTGGCGGGTCACACAAACAACAGCCGAGCCGCGCGGGAAAGGATGTCGCGCCGTAAAAATCTTGCCGGCCTGTGTGCAGCCACCGTCGTGTGCATTCTGCTGCTGTACGCCAGCCAGCGGTACACATCGAACAGCTACGGCACGGAGTACTTCCGGCCGCGGGAACGTCCGGCCAATCTGCGAATGCTCAACTCCCACAAGTACTACGGGTAAGCCAAACTACAAGACATTATAGATGTTAAACATTCCCTGGTCTTTGCAGTGCGCTAAGTCACCTGTGACCGTTCGCCGGAAGCGTATGTAAAGAAgtgaaagcgaacaaaaagcTAAGGCATGTGGACACGCAAAAGCGCGATTTCGCGTAACATTTTGCCCGAATTCGCCCCAAGCAAAAATTCCAATGCCAAAGCTGCGGATGGAatggacgtttttttttggtagccTCAACCGTACGTCGGATCGTATGAGATGGATCATCACTtagaaaaacaattcaaagaAAAATTGTCTGCCCTGTTCCATTATAATCATTCGTACGCTCAAAATTGTACTTTTTATGATCTGCATAGGATTCCCTATCCTCGCTGTTGAAATTCTTGGAAACTGTCGGCATCAAAAAACCAACCTTTGCTGTTACAGCAAACAGAATGATGCACGTGCCAGCTTGCAGTGTTGAAATACTTTGTCTTTGCTTGAGGCATAAAGAGTGGCTACCGAACGAATCGGataaaaaatggttttaaatagttcaaagaaatatttttcatgaaaCAACGCCTAAGAAACACAGAAAACTTGAAGAATACGACAATGTTGAATAAGATCTCTGAGGTAGAATGAATCTAGAAAGGTAGGTAAATGAAGGGAAACAAATAGATACACAAAGAGTGCACAATAAAATAGTGAAATAACCAAGATCCCTGAAATTTTGGATTCGGAAGGCACTACAATGGAATATGATCCTGGATATGATGATTGTATcttatttgctttttctttCGGAAATAATTTGTCTACTGCGTGTAGTACTTACCTATCGGGTGCTTACTTATCGGGGGCTTCAAATAGTCCACGATATTCCACGGCCTACTGCACCTCTAGACTGCTCACGATCGAGCACCGTCATTTGCTAATCTATTTTTCCGGCCCTTGTGGATTAGTAGATGACGGCGCAGGTGTGCTCTGTTCTACATGTGAACgacttaaaaatattttacaggGTGGAGCCTTCCGGTGCCATAGAATGCGTTGAATACAACTTGGAGACCACGTGGCTAACCAGGAGACCCAACAGTGTGGATTCCGAAATGGATAAATAATCAATAGTCAATATTGTATCTGTCTTCGACAAGAATTCATCGGTTGATATTTATTGACCTTATcttttgattaaaataattGTGAACTTAACgttattttatataattgGATTGGGTTTATCGAATAATTGAGCCTTCTCCTTGCTAAAACTTGCCCTAAGCAACACAGAAGTTTCCCCTATATGAAGATTTCACTGGTCAAGTCCGACAATGTTGTAGCGTAGGCAGTAGTAAGAAGCTTTAAGCAACTTATCAACTGGCAAACtaaagcaaaaatgctgttgcttttgttctgttaattaaattaaatttggtGCTTATACGGCAACGTTACGTAAACCATTATCCAACGCATTGCTCGAATAATGCCACAAAAATCGCCCCAAAAGTGAAAGCAATACCAACAGAAACTGCTTTCAGTTCTTATTGGCTTTTGTACGCAATCTTTGACAAAATCCCTTTCAATTTGGTTCAATTCCCTACATTCACCTCCATGAAATACGAAGCATGTATCTAGGGATGTTAACGGGTGGAAAGTATTATccttggaaaaacaaaacgtttaaaacataaaaaaagattCCATTGTCGTAAGCAAAAGGGTTCGTTTTAAAATATGCCTCACGTCGGTCGGTATGTAGGCAGTGCCACAATCAGCTGGATTTTTAAATGCATGTAAAGATTTACTTTTCTTAACGTTAATTTACGCATGCCTAAGACGACGCACAACGGTGTCACTATTGTCGACAGAAACAATGGCGAAAATTATACTCCCTTTGCCGAGTCGCGCTATACATACGATAGCACCGCCCCGGGAGCAGCCAGAGTCCATTGGCCTATGTGTGTGCACCACAAACTCGATGGAAGCGGGGCACGACGATATTGGTGCAACCGGATAATGCGTGGGATCTTTTGCGCGGCTTGCTGCACTTTCTCAGCTAACTGCAAACCCCGAATGTGTGCGGGCAAGAGTGGCTACAATAACGTGGCACTAACGAATTGTTTCACTTTGGTGTGTTGTGTCTCACGTCGCACGTCTGGTGGTCTGGATGGGGGGcggaatggttttgtttctaaacgtgcaaaaattattattcattgttGCCTTAGCcctggtgtgtgtgcgtcacTCTCGGCTCGGTACTGCTCGGTATCATACTAACTGTGTactctttcgctttttttgaTTGTAGGTCACGATCATACGGTGGAGCTGGTGCAGGAAGAGGAGGAGAAGGGACCTCGTACGATACGTACCCACCAATGCCAACCGCACACAATTCCACCATCTCCATGGAGGATGTGTTAGGCTATCAGCGGGCACTGATCGCAGCCGAATGTACTGACAGTTCCTACGGTGATCGGAAGCTTCCGGACGGGTTGACGCCCGAAACGGGTGGCAAACCGACgcgcagcatcatcatcaccacctggCGCTCCGGTTCAACGTTCCTGGGGGACATACTGAATGCGCTGCCCGGCAATTACTATCACTACGAGCCGCTGCTCGACTTCGACATCGTGCAGATACGCGGCCCACCCAATGACAGTGTCGCGCTGCACAATCTGCGCCATTTGCTGCACTGCGACTACACCGAGATGGAGAACTACCTCGAGTTTGGCCGTACGCACAACTATCTGTTCAGCCACAACACCCGGCTCTGGCAGCAGTGCGTCCGGTTTCCACAGTATTGCTACGAGCCACGATTTCTCGGACCGTTCTGTCGGTTGTTTCCCCGCCAGAGCATGAAGGTGGTACGGTTGCGGGCCGCGCTCGTGACACCGTTGCTCGAGGATGAAAGGTATGTGGGGCACCTGGGACCTATCGTGGTGTAGGGAGTGGGTCACAACGATTTTTATCGATGTGCGCGGTCAGTTTCCGGTACGTCGTATCGATTTTTTCGCCTCCTGTTTTTTGTTAGTACTTTTAGTTGCATTTTGACCTGAAATAtggccaaaaattaccacGCAATCAATGAGGCAGAGATGGAAGGctaaggaaaaacaaaatggactgcctatttttttgtgttgattgTCCTCCCTAACAGGGTGCATAttgcaaaaatattcaaatcacGATTTCACCCCGCAACATAATGCTGCCGAATGTGAGCATACGAAAGgagcacgtttttttttcagggcGAAAGTGCAAAAAAGGCCACGTATTTGTGCCACATTTGTGCTGTTCCCAATGTCGCACACTAGCAGTGCTGCTTGTTCAGGGATATTGTTTCATTCGTAATAGAGAGAATATTTtcgaaagggggggggggaaagtagtaaaattattttaccgGTAATAATTCATCACGAAAACGTACACCTCCCCAACTGTACGTGAGAAAGAACCCTTGTACTCCACATGGCTGACGGGGTGAAATGTGTCCCAACCGTCCATATCTTTCTCGCTGATGCAAACGTAAACCAGATCTCGGTGGACCGGtttgtggcgtttttttttttggggaggattattttattttatttttctaccgttgcgaaaacaaaaaacacgcgAAGTTCCTACACTCTCTCTTTCGTTCGATACGACACTTTCAGCAAACGGAGCAGGGCCCTACCCCCGGACAGGGCGCGGATTGTTTTATGCATAAAATTAACATATcgcaacatgtttttttttcgtgctttTTGCAACATGATGCTTTGGTGCAGTGAAAGGAAGAACTTTTACGGTTATTTAAACGATGTCGATTGAAAGATATGGTTTGGTTTTATGAAATACCGCGGGGACATGCATTTTAATGATTTCATTTGTTAGCGATACATTTGCGGAACCGTTTTCACAtgcattgttttgcaagcTTAAGTGGCGTTTCAATTAAatgtttcttccatttcaaTTGAAATGTATAAACAAGCTAATTTGTGTTTAAACGCCATTAAGTTTAATTAGCGGTGATGAAGTTTTTTTCTAATTGGTAATTAATTCTACATATTACAAACGTGAAAAGTACATCAGGTTCCGGTggaataaatgtttaattgtGTGAGATATAGTTATTTTAAActgtaaattaaattgtttccaaAAGCGTAATTTTATGTAGGCTTAAACGCAACATAGTTATTGGAATGCTAAATAATTAACTAACAAAgctagtgttgggtgaatctgtAAGAATGTTGGAACCTCTTAAATGACTCTCAATCTCGAGCCTCAAAGATTTTATATTCATTCAAGCCTTATGAAACCTTGAAGCATAATGAAGCATTTGATAGTCGACCCTCATGACCCTCTTCCCAGAAGATTCATATGAGTGGCACTTTCttaaaagatttaaaatacACTAAACAAGACACCGTTGATCATCTAAAACTATCATTTGCGATCACCTTTAAGGGTTGCTAAAGAATGGGGAGAAATTAAGTCGGAGTGAATACAGTACTTACGCTACCATTGTATCATTTAAATCACTTCATCTGAGTGATTTCCCATCACTTGACATCttctttcattgtttttttttataaagtgATGCTGATAAAGGtatttagttttttgtttgacttcTAGAAAACTGCACAGACGGTTCATTCATCGTTCAACCGTACGCGACTACCATGGGAGAATGTATGCGCAACCGGTCGACAATCGTTCGGCTTAGTTAATGACCACCGGGTGCGTTTTTCTTCATGCCTTTGGGCTATCCATTGGCTTCGCCGTCACGGTTGGTTTCGCAACCCGCTGCAAAGCTCAAGCAGCGCCGCCGTACGGTAACGGTTCTGGAAACCTGCTGAAGAAATTTAATCCTGACCTAACTATCATTTCCGCAAGTCCCTTGTATTCGACGTCACTTGGCATGCCATTGCGCTCCCGGCGATGGGCAGTGCCAACTGGAATCGGGgtaagaatggaaaaaaatgatgCATTTTACACGGTTCGAGAAAATGAGGACGATGCTTTGCGGTAAATTCTCAACCATGTCGAGAGCGCTGTTTGCACTGAACGgtgacgaaacaaacaaaaaatcgttgGAATTGATTTGAGAGCTGTAAGACTTGGTTACAGttagaatgttttatttataagagagtgttttttaattaagcaAACGCCTTTTTGATTCTATTCATATgggttaatttaaaatattaatatacaTCATGCGGACGCGTTTAATCACTAGCAATGATTCATATTTGTTTGGTGGTCGGGTGCACGCATATGGGGTATGTACGCATATGGCTTCTCTTATCtttttgaaggaaaaaaaaacgatgcggCATGCGTTAGAAACTTGCAAATTGTGAACGAAATT
Protein-coding sequences here:
- the LOC128305381 gene encoding CDK5RAP3-like protein, with the translated sequence MNEADIPIDIAAGKLLDWLISRRIVDKNWHLNIRNIRNKISNAITDMPAHDELLQLLSGAHINYFHCLRIVDILKTTEADSKNVFGRYGSQRMKDWQEIVKMYEKDNIYLAEAAQILVRNISYEIPGIRKQIKHLEQLSDEAEKKVEDLERSEKVVLAEYQNMCKHLGVSGENLRQELVDKVFNDLPGMLTTVASSVTPLKKTVELYATFVSDVECLPLLKHVLAKGNTTVYEYVYGEPPLAIEEPPVKFVTEQANAADDGTIDFGDDGGAIDFGDGNAIDLGAPVELEVGDIDWGAGADVIEPAADGNAIDFSISLEESGIVVEEDGNLGGTAKGEEAYTVLDAQQYRDRFINDLLELQAFLKMRLHQLGSADKAQMLTFTMMDNFAAHDEKSVAGMLAEVEVVYTGVTDELMQHLLQIKHSSVYVDILTSNVKQKLSSIEKMKETAKMKKEKSVSFRQQSVELKPTQTKIVEQTKTLQGQIEKDISKRYKNRPVNLYGTNL
- the LOC128305383 gene encoding peptidyl-prolyl cis-trans isomerase E; its protein translation is MANDKRTVYVGGLSEEVTEKLITDAFIPFGDLVDIQMPIDYESQKHRGFAFIEFENAEDAAAAVDNMNDSELCGRTIRVNTAKPQRIKEGSNRPVWADDNWLQKHAGATLKNNGDNNGEQQMDTDAGDVQPTEPKAAEEKKRNPQVYFDIRIGNNDVGRIIMVLRADVVPKTVENFRALCTGEQGFGYKGSTFHRIIPEFMCQGGDFTANNGSGGKSIYGKKFADENFTLKHTGFGILSMANSGPNSNGSQFFICTEKTDWLDGKHVVFGNIISGADVVRKMERCGSKGGRVQQKVTIVACGEVKG
- the LOC128305382 gene encoding carbohydrate sulfotransferase 1: MEKVAVLAGHTNNSRAARERMSRRKNLAGLCAATVVCILLLYASQRYTSNSYGTEYFRPRERPANLRMLNSHKYYGSRSYGGAGAGRGGEGTSYDTYPPMPTAHNSTISMEDVLGYQRALIAAECTDSSYGDRKLPDGLTPETGGKPTRSIIITTWRSGSTFLGDILNALPGNYYHYEPLLDFDIVQIRGPPNDSVALHNLRHLLHCDYTEMENYLEFGRTHNYLFSHNTRLWQQCVRFPQYCYEPRFLGPFCRLFPRQSMKVVRLRAALVTPLLEDESLNVRVVLLIRDPRGSMQSRKHRVWCPGRPDCDDPSTVCSDMQLDYEAAIELSKRFPRRFRVVRYEDLSLNPYKMTKEILQFYGLPYHPEVKMFLDTHTKQDVGGVSSTYRDSKSAPFHWTKDLTFDEVKIIQDSCVSAMRSWGYRNATSDRELYDNFNPLLPYSVS